The Ciconia boyciana chromosome 31, ASM3463844v1, whole genome shotgun sequence genomic interval cTCCGGGCGCGGCGGTGGGCGAAGGCCCCGCGGGGGGGGCGTGGCTACAGGGCGGCGGGGGCGTGACCACGGAATGGGGGGCGTGGCCACGGAGGGTCTGGTCATAGACGGGTCTgagcgcggcgggggcggggcgtgCGGGGGCGTGGCCAgggagggcggggcgggggcggggcggagccGCGGGCGGCCCAGgatggcggcggcgcggccgtggccgctgctgctgctggcgctggcggcggggccggggccggggccggggccgcggccggcgggcgggTACTTCCCCGAGGAGCGCTGGAGCCCCGAGTCGGCGCTGCGGCCGCCACGCGTGGCCGTGGCCCTGCTGGCGCGGAACGCGGCCCACGCGCTGCCCGCCACGCTGGGGGCGCTGGAGCGGCTGCGGCACCCCAAGGAGCGGACGGCGCTCTGGTGGGTGGGACACgcgtggggcggggggcacggAGGAGCCCCCACGGAGGAGCCCCCACGGAGCTgacggccccggccccacgcaGGGTGGCGGTGGATCACAGCGTGGATAACACGACGGCGCTGCTGCGGGAGTGGCTGGTGCGGGTGCGGGGGCTCTACCACCGCGTGGAGTGGCGGCCCATGGAGGAGCCGCGGTGAGTGGGGGCGGGGGGTCACCCGTGGGGGGGGAGCCCCGTGGGTTGTGGGTGCTCGGGCTGTGCGGGGGGCGGGACGGGACGTTTCCCGTGGGCTGTGGGTGCCCGGTTTTGGGGGGAGCCCTGTGGGTGCCAGCCTTGGGGTGCCCGTGGGCTGTGGGCCCCCGAGTTTGGGGGGGTCCacgggctgggggtccccaagttCCAGGGGGTCCATGGGCTGCGGGTCCCCGAGTTTGGGGGTCCACGGGCTGAGGGTGCCCAAGTTCGGGGGGTCCATGGGCTGGGGGTGCTCATGGACTGTGGGCCCCCAAGTTTGGGGGTTCCATCGGCTCAGGGTCCCTAAGTTTGGGGGTGCCCatgggctgggggtccccgaGTTTGGGGGGTCCACGGGCTGGGAGTGCccaatttggggggggggggggcgtctATGGTCCGTGGGTCCCCAGTCTAAGGGGGGTCCcatgggctgggggtgcccaggtTTGCAGGCTCCCCATGGGCTGGGGTGCCCGGccctggggggtccccactgggtgggggggggcggctctgggggcaggagggcagcgcGGACCCCCTCCCCCAGGTCGTACCCCGACGAGGAGGGCCCCAAGCACTGGTCCCCCTCCCGCTACGAGCACGTGATGAAGCTGCGTCAGGCGGCGCTGGACTCGGCCCGCGCCATCTGGGCCGACTACCTGCTGGTAAGGGGGTCCCGGcacccccggggcggggggggggccgtGGGTGCTGACGGCACGTGGGCGGCGGGTGCTGACGGGCGCCCGTCGGGCGTCCGGGTGTCCCCGGGCAGTTCCTGGACGCCGACAACGTCCTGACCAACCCCGACACCCTGGGGCTGCTGATGGCGGAGAACAAGACGGTGGTGGCTCCCATGCTGGACTCGCGCGCCGCCTACTCCAACTTCTGGTGCGGGATGACGGCCCAGGTGAGAGCCGGGCGGGTGCCGCGTCCTCCGGGTCCCCTGGGTGCCGCGTCCCTTGGGCACTGGGTGCtctgggtcccctgggtgccacatTCCCTGGGCACTGGGTGCtctgggtcccctgggtgccgGGTCCCTTGGGCACCGGGTCCTCCGGGCACCGAGTCCTCCAGGTGccgtgtcccctgggtgccGGGTCCtctgggtcccctgggtgctctgggtgctgggATCCCTGGGCACTGTGTCGTCCAGGTGCCATGTTCCCTGGGTGCTGGGTCCTCTGGGCACCAGGTCCTCCATGTGCTGCGTCCCCTGGGGGCTGGGTCCTCCGGGTCCCCTGGGTGCTCTGGGTGCCGGGTCCCTTGGGCACTGTGTCCTCCAGGTgctgggtcccctgggtgccgGGTCCCCTGGGCACCAGGTCCTCCAGGCACCAGGTCCTCCATGtgctgggtcccctgggggcTGGGTCCtctgggtcccctgggtgctCTGGGTGCCGGGTCCCCTGGGCACTGTGTCCTCCAGGTGCTGCGTCCCCTGGGCACCGGGTGCTCCAGGTCCCCTGGGTGCCATGTCCTCTGCATCCCTTGGGCACTGGGCGCTccatgtcccctgggtgccacatTCCCTGGGCACTGGGtgctctgtgtccctggggtGCCACATCCCCTCGGTGCTGGGTCCCTTTTGCACCGGGTCCTCCAGGCACCAGGTCCTCCATGTGCTGTGTCCCCTGGGGGCTGGGTCCTCCGGGTCCCCTGGGTCCTGTGGGTGCCGGGTCCCCTGGGCACTGTGTCCTCCATGTGCTGTGTCCCCTGGGGGCTGGGTCCtctgggtcccctgggtgctctgggtgctgggTCCCTTGGGCACTGTGTCCTCCAGGTGccgtgtcccctgggtgccGGGTCCCCTGGGCACTGGGTGCTctgtgtcccctgggtgccatgtcccctgggtgccatGTCCCTTGGGTAGTGGGTCCTCTAAGTGCCATGTTCTCTGGGTGCCAGGTCCCCTGGGTGTCACATCCTCTGGGTGCTGTGTCCCCTGGGCACCGGGTCCTCTGGGTgctgggtcccctgggtgccacatCCTCCATGTCCCCTGGGCACTGGGTCCTCCaggtcccctgggtgccaggtcccctgggtgccaggTCCCCTGAGTGCGGGCCCTTTGGGTGccatgtcccctgggtgccgTGTCCCCTGGGCACTGGGTCTTCCGTGTCCCCGGGGTGCTGGGTCCCTTGGGTGCCACGTCCCCTGGCCACCGGATGCTCCGTGTCCCTTGGGCACGGGGTCCTCCAGGCACCAGGTCCTGCAGGTGCCAAGTTTCCTGGGTGCCgggtcccccgtgtccccggggCGCCGGGTCCCCCGGCCGTCGCATCCCCCgtcccgccgctccccggggccgaGCCGGGCGCCCAGGCGgttcctgcctctgccagggctACTACCGGCGGACGCCGGCCTACCTGCCGATCCGGAAGCGGGAGCGCCGGGGCTGCTTCGCGGTGCCCATGGTGCACTCCACCTTCCTGCTGGACCTGCGGAAGGAGGCGTCGCGGGCCCTCGCCTTCCACCCGCCGCACCCCGACTACACCTGGGCCTTCGACGACATCATCGTCTTCGCCTTCTCCTGCCGGCAGGCGGGTGAGGAGCCGGGGGCCGGCGCTGGCTTAAGCTTGGGCCAGCCTTGGGTTGAAGTTTAAGTTTGGGCCAGTTTTGGGTTGAAGTTTAAGTTTGGGCCAGCCTTGGGTTGAAGTTTAAGTTTGGGCCAGTTTTGGGTTGAAGTTTAAGTTTGGGCCAGCCTTGGGTTGAAGTTTAAGTTTGGGCCAGCCTTGGGTTGAAGTTTAAGTTTGGGCCAGCCTTGGGTTGAAGTTTAAGTTTGGGCCAGCGTTGGGTTGAAGTTTAAGTTTGGCGTTGGCTTTAGGCTCACTTGACTTCAACTTGAGGTTCTCTTAATTTTAACTACAACTTCAACTTTAGGCTCacttaattttcactttaagTTTAGGCTCGTTTAACTTTAGGCTCCTTTAACTTTAACTTTAGGCTCCTTTAACTTTAACTTCAGGCTCGCTTAACTTTAACTTTAGGTTCCTTTAACTTTAGGTTCCTTTAACTTGAGGCTCGCTTAACTTTAACCTCAGCCACGCTTAACTTTAACCTCATCCCTGGTTTAACTTCAACTTCAGCCCCAACTAACTTTAACTTCAGCTCTGGGTTAACTTCAGCCCCGCCTAACTTTAACTTCAGCCCTGCTTAACTTTAACTTCAGCCTTGCTTAACTTCAGCCTTGCTTAACTTCAGCCTTGCTTAACTTCAGCCCCGCTTACCTTTCCTTTCAGCCCCGCTTAGCTTTAACTTCAGCCCCGCTTAACTTTAACTTCAGCCCCGGGTTAACTTCAACTTCAGCCCCGCTTAACTTCAGCCCGGCATCGAGTTCAGCCTGGCGCAAGTTTAACTTCGGCCTGGCTTAACTGCAGCCCGCCTCCGTTTCCAGAGGTCCAGATGTTCGTCTGCAACCGGGAGGCCTACGGGTTCCTGCCGGTGCCGCTGCGCTCCCACAGCACCCTGCGGGACGAGGCCGAGAGCTTCCTGCACGTCCAGCTGGAGATCATGGGTGAGGGACGCGGGCGCGGCCCCGCTCGGCTCGGCCGGCTCCTGCCGCGACGGCGCTTTGAGGATCTcgccctctccctctcctctccctctcccctctcctccctcctctccctctccctcttcccctcccctcccctctccccctccctctccttccccctccctccccccctccctcctctccctcctctcccctctccctctcctccctcctctccctctccctctccccgtccctctccccctcccccccctcctcctccccctcccctcccccccctctccccctccctccctctcctcccctctcctccctcctctcccctctccctccccctctcctctcctctcctctcccctcccctcccctctcccctctcctccctcctctccctctcccctctccctctcccctctccctctccctctccctctccctctccctctcctctccctctccctctccctctccctctcctcctcctccctctccctccctctcctccctcccctccctcccctctcccctccctctcccctctccctctcccctccctcccccctcccctccctctcccctctccccccccctcccctctcccctctccctcccccctcccctctcccctccctctctccctctcccctctccctctccctccccctcccctcctcccctccctcccctccctctcgcctcccctccccctctccctctcccctcccctccctctccctctccctctcccctcctccctctccctccctcccgcagTGAAGAACCCCCGGCGGAGCCGTCCCCGCACgtctgggtgccccccaagGTCCCCGACAAGATGGGCTTCGACGAGGTgagcgccgcggccgccccgcgccgccggccgggctggggctTCCTGCTCGCCCGGGTGGCGGGGGGTCCCCGcttggggatttgggggggttCTCCCCTCTCTTCTGGGTTTCGgggtttttctcccccccttttctggattttgggttgtttttcccttttcttctgaattttggGGGGGTTTCTCCCCCTCTTCGGGATTTTGGGGTCCATCCCACTTTTCTTCGGGATTTTGGGTCATATTCCCCCGCtgaatttgtttggttttttttcctcctgttttctggatttggattccccccccccttatgAATTTTGGtgcatcccatcccatcccccatcccctgtcccccccccattttgggggtgtccccccaGTCTGaattttgggggtgtttttttcctgtcttctggaTTTGGGGGTTCCCCCCCCTTTTCTGgattttggggttggtttttccttttttctctgaatttggGGGGGTTCCCCCCTTTTCTGGATTTTGGGTCATCGTCCCCCTTCTgaattgggggtttttttcctcctctcttctggaTTTGGCTTTCCCCCTCTCTTCTGAATTTTGgtgtccgtgtccccccaccccccaatcCCCCCCTTCTGGATTTTGGGGTGGCCCTCCCCTTtctggattttggtttttttttctccccctctcctctggattttgggtttttttcccccctctcttctGGATTTTGGGGTTCCCCCCCTTCtggattttggggtttttctccccctctcttctggattttgggggtgtccccccccttctggattttggggtttttcccctcttctcctctggattttggggtttttctctccctctcttctggATTTTGGGTCGTGCGTCCCTGCACCTCCCcggattttggtttttttcctcccttcctctcttctggatttgggggttccccccccctctGGATTTTGGGGTTCCTCCCCCCTTCTGGATTTTGGGGGTTTCCCCCTCATCTCCTctgcattttggggtttttctccccctctcctctggattttgggttccccccccccggaTTTTGGGAGTTCCCTCCCACCTTctgcattttggggtttttccccctcctctcttctggattttggggttcccccccccccctcatctgcattttggggttttttctcctctctcctctgcattttggggttttttctccccctctcctctgcattttggggttttttctccccctctcctctgcattttgggattttttctcctctctcctctgcattttgggtttttttctcctctctcctctgcattttggggttttttctccccctctcctctgcattttggggtttttctcctctctcctctgcattttggggtttttctcctctctcctctgcattttgggtttttttctcctctctcctctgcattttgggtttttttctccccctctcctctgcattttggggtttttctcctctctcctctgcattttggggtttttctcctctctcctctgcattttggggtttttctcctctctcctctgcattttggggttttttctcctctctcctctgcattttgggtttttttctccccctctcctctgcattttggggtttttctcctctctcctctgcattttggggtttttctcctctctcctctgcattttggggtttttctcctctctcctctgcatttccattttttttcccttccttttcaggTTTTCATGATCAACCTGCAGCGGCGGGCGGACCGGCGGGAGCGGATGCTGCGGACGCTCTACGAGCAGGAGATCGCCTGCAAGCTGGTGGAGGCGGTGGACGGCAAGTGAGTGCCGAGGGCCCCGGGGTCCGGGcaggggccgcggggccggggcagccccggggccgctcTCCGGTGGGGAAGGGTCCCGGGCGGAGCCGGTCGGTTTGCAGGGCCATGAACAGCAGCGAGGTGGAGGCGCTGGGCATCCGGATGCTGCCGGGGTACAAGGACCCCTACCACGGGCGGCCGCTCACCAAGGGGGAGCTGGGCTGTTTCCTCAGCCACTACCGCGTCTGGCAGGAGGtgaggggggacggggggggatgagggggatggggggggccCTAATCCCGACGGTCACGAAGGGGACAAGACCCCGATCCCTGTGGTAGTGAGGGGGAAGAGGCCCTAGGTCTGACAGCAAGGAAGGGGACGAGCCCCTGATCCCGAGGGGAGGACGGGGACGGGCCCCTAATCCTGAAGGGAGGACGGGGACGAGCCCCTGATCCCAAAGGGAAGATGGGGATGGGCCCCTAATCTGGAGGGGAGGACAGGGATGGGCCCCTAATCCCGAAGGGAAGACGGGGACAAGGCCATAATCCCGAAGGGAAGATGGGGACGAGCCCCTAATCCcgaggggaaggaaggggatgAGCCCCTCATCCCGAGGGGAGGATGGGGACGAGCCCCTAATCCcgaggggaaggaaggggacgAGCCCCTAATCCCGAGGGGAGGACGGGGATGAGCCCCTAATCCCGAAGGGAAGACGGGGACGAGCCCCTAATCTGGAGGGGAGGACGGGGATGAGCCCGTAATCCCGAGGGGAGGATGGGGACGAGCCCCTAATCCTGAAGGGAGGACGGGGACAAGCCCCTGATCCCAAGGGGAGGACGGGGATGAGCCCCTAATCCCGAAGGGAAGATGGGGACGAGCCCCTAATCTGGAGGGGAGGACGGGGATGGGCCCCTAATCCCGAAGGGAAGACGGGGACAAGGCCATAATCCCGAGGGGAGGATGGGGACGAGCCCCTAATCCCAAAGGGAAGATGGGGACGAGCCCCTAATCCCGAGGGGAGGACGGGGACGGGCCCCTCATCCCGAGGATTCCCGAGgatttcccttttcccatttaaaaaaccccaaaaagcgCATTTCCCGTGCACCGCCCAGATCGTGGCGAGGGGGCTGGAGAAGTCGGTGGTCTTCGAGGACGACCTGCGCTTCGAGATCTTCTTCAAGCGGCGCCTGATGAACCTGATGCACGACCTGGAGGCGGAGGGGCTGGCCTGGGACCTGATGTGAGTCTCACGGCTAATTAaccgccccccccggcccggtGGCGACCGCCGACTCGCCGGCGTTAACGATGGCGGCGTCGCTGCCCGTAGCTACATCGGGAGGAAGCGGATGCAAGTGGAACGGCCGGAGAAGTCGGTGCCGCGGGTGAGGAACCTGGTGGAAGCGGATTATTCCTACTGGACGCTGGGCTACGTCCTCTCGCTGCGGGGAGCCCGGAAGCTGCTGGCGGCCGAGCCGCTGGCCAAGATGCTGCCGGTGGACGAGTTCCTGCCCGTCATGTTCGACAAACACCCGCTGTGAGTGCCGGGGGACGGCGGAGGGCGcggggagggacggggacggggggagcCTCCGTGG includes:
- the COLGALT1 gene encoding procollagen galactosyltransferase 1, with the translated sequence MAAARPWPLLLLALAAGPGPGPGPRPAGGYFPEERWSPESALRPPRVAVALLARNAAHALPATLGALERLRHPKERTALWVAVDHSVDNTTALLREWLVRVRGLYHRVEWRPMEEPRSYPDEEGPKHWSPSRYEHVMKLRQAALDSARAIWADYLLFLDADNVLTNPDTLGLLMAENKTVVAPMLDSRAAYSNFWCGMTAQGYYRRTPAYLPIRKRERRGCFAVPMVHSTFLLDLRKEASRALAFHPPHPDYTWAFDDIIVFAFSCRQAEVQMFVCNREAYGFLPVPLRSHSTLRDEAESFLHVQLEIMEPPAEPSPHVWVPPKVPDKMGFDEVFMINLQRRADRRERMLRTLYEQEIACKLVEAVDGKAMNSSEVEALGIRMLPGYKDPYHGRPLTKGELGCFLSHYRVWQEIVARGLEKSVVFEDDLRFEIFFKRRLMNLMHDLEAEGLAWDLIYIGRKRMQVERPEKSVPRVRNLVEADYSYWTLGYVLSLRGARKLLAAEPLAKMLPVDEFLPVMFDKHPLADYTKHFAKRDLVAFSAEPLLVFPTHYTGEEGYVSDTETSVVWDDEATVTDWDRAKSQKMREQQELRREAQNSDVLQSPLDSAARDEL